In Gemmatimonadaceae bacterium, one DNA window encodes the following:
- a CDS encoding EVE domain-containing protein → MPYELGKWAHVYTRAPGEVRYWLIKSEPDVFSFDDLQKAPKKTTCWDSVRNTGARNFLRDGMKKGDRCFYYHSNAEPSAIVGICEVVKEGYPDHTAFDPTHDYYDADSDPATPTWFMVDVKAVQALPTPVTLPQIKGDPKLAEMALIKVGRLSVVPVTAAEWQYICTLGGL, encoded by the coding sequence ATGCCCTACGAGCTCGGCAAGTGGGCGCATGTGTACACGCGCGCACCGGGCGAAGTGCGCTACTGGCTCATCAAGTCGGAGCCGGACGTCTTCTCCTTCGACGACCTGCAGAAGGCGCCGAAGAAGACGACCTGCTGGGACTCGGTGCGCAACACCGGCGCGCGCAACTTCCTGCGGGACGGCATGAAGAAGGGCGATCGCTGTTTCTACTACCACTCCAACGCCGAGCCCAGTGCCATCGTGGGGATCTGCGAGGTGGTGAAGGAAGGCTATCCCGATCACACGGCGTTCGATCCCACGCACGACTACTACGACGCCGACTCCGATCCGGCGACGCCGACGTGGTTCATGGTCGATGTGAAGGCCGTGCAGGCGCTTCCGACGCCGGTCACGCTGCCGCAGATCAAGGGCGATCCCAAGCTCGCTGAGATGGCGCTGATCAAGGTGGGCCGACTCTCGGTGGTGCCGGTGACCGCCGCCGAGTGGCAGTACATCTGCACACTCGGCGGGCTCTGA